The stretch of DNA TGCTCATCCTTCCACCCAGCGTGCGCCGAGGGGCCCCTCAAGGAGCCCCTCGGCGAGGATCAGGTCCAGCGGTGTGGTGATCTTCAACGACTGGCTGGCTCCGCGTACAGCGTAGACGGGGATACCCAGCAACTCGACGAGCATGGCGTCGTCCGTCACGGCTGCGGCCCGCTCGGCGTCGAATCCGGCTGCCGCCTCGTGGGCGCGTTTGAGCGTTGCAAGGTCAAAGCCCTGCGGGGTCTGCACCGCCCGAAGGGTTTCCCGGGGTGCGGTTCCGGTAACCAGTTCCGGGGCGAACGCCACGCCCTCGCCGGCGGTGGGCTCAACCGTCTTGACGGTGTCCACGACCGGTATCACGGGGATAACGGCGAGGGCACCCGCGGATAGTGCCTGGAAGACCCGGTGGAAGACAGACTCCGGCACCAGGGCGCGGGCCGCATCGTGGACCAGGACGGCCTCCGTGTCCGGCAGCAGTGCTGCCATCGCGGCGCGGACGGACTCGGCGCGGCTGGTCCCGCCGTCGACGATGGTCACCACGGGAAGCGGAACGCCGGACTCCGACGCGCCGTTGCGTCGATGCTCGGCTTTAAGGTCCTGCGCGAAGCTCTCGCAGAGTGCATGAAGCTCCGTGTCCCCCGGCGGGATGGCCACGCAGATCTGTTGGGCGATCCCGGCCACCGCGACGCCCCGAAGGGCGTGGGTGAGGATGCTGTCTCCTCCGAGCGGCACCTTGGCCTTGGGCATTCCATAGCCCAGGCGCTGGCCGGAACCGGCAGCCACAACGATGACCGCGGTGGCGGGATTTGTCGATGCAGTGTTCATGCGCACAACACTACGTCCCCGCTC from Arthrobacter sp. PAMC25564 encodes:
- the ispD gene encoding 2-C-methyl-D-erythritol 4-phosphate cytidylyltransferase; its protein translation is MNTASTNPATAVIVVAAGSGQRLGYGMPKAKVPLGGDSILTHALRGVAVAGIAQQICVAIPPGDTELHALCESFAQDLKAEHRRNGASESGVPLPVVTIVDGGTSRAESVRAAMAALLPDTEAVLVHDAARALVPESVFHRVFQALSAGALAVIPVIPVVDTVKTVEPTAGEGVAFAPELVTGTAPRETLRAVQTPQGFDLATLKRAHEAAAGFDAERAAAVTDDAMLVELLGIPVYAVRGASQSLKITTPLDLILAEGLLEGPLGARWVEG